In the Deinococcus aerius genome, CCGCTGCCCCGGTCCCTTCAGACGGCGGGAATGGCCACGCGGGACCTGAACCTGCCCCCCGTCACCCCCGACCCCGGCCTGATCTCCTGGGCGGTGCCTGACGAGGCGGACGGAATGCCCACGCGGGAATTCCAGACCCGCTACGCCACCCCCGGCGGCGTCTTTCACCCCTTCGAGTCGGTCAGCGAATCCTGGGCCTCCCTCGTCACCCGCGCCTCGCACACGCTGCTGACGCTGGCGCGGCGGCACCGGGGGCAGACCACGCTCGTCTTCACCCACGCGGAGGTCGTCAAGGCGTCCCTCGTGGCGTTCGGCAACCTTCCCCTGCTGCCGCCCTTCGAGGTGGAGGTGAGGCCGGCGTCGGTCACGGAATGGCGGACGGGGGGCGACCCCGCCGCGTGGCCTCCGCCCTTTCTGGCCTGGACGCTGGCTCGGTGGAACGACGCCGCTCATCTGGAGGGAGGGGAGGGGTGAGGATTCCCGGCCTGGACCTCCCCGTCTTCCCGGATGCCGACCGGCTCACGCTTCCCTTCGCGGACGTGACGCTGGGCGGTTACCTGTGGCGGCAGCCTCATGCCGCGCCCGCCGCCCTGCTGCTGCACGGCTGGGGGCAGGACGCCTCGGACATGGCGTGCCCGGCGAGGCTTTTCCACCAGGCCGGATGGCACGCCCTGAGTCTTTCCCTGCGCGGCTGGCGCGGGTCGAGCGGGTGCGACGACTACGGGCGCAGCGGGCCAGGGGACACCTTGCGGGTGCTGAATTGGCTCCGGGACAGGCCCGACGTGACCTCCACGGTGCTGCTCGGGTTCTCGCTGGGCGGGCTGGTGGCGCTGCTGACCGCCGTGCGGGAACATCAGGCGCGCCTGGTCGTCGCGGTCAATGCCCCCACCGACCTGCGCGGGGTGTACAAGGCCACCTCCTCCCGGATCCTGCGCCGCTCCTACGACGCCGTGCTGACGGAGGCGCAGTGGGAGGAGGGCTCGCCCATCCGCTGGGCCGGGCGGCTGCGGACCCCGGCGCGGGTGGTGGTGGGCACCCACGACGCCCTGTGTCCCCCGGCCCTGGGCCGCGAGTTCGCCCGGGCGTCGGGGGCGGGGCTGCTGGAGGTCCAGGGGATGGCCCACCTGCCGAGCGAGGCCGAGTGGGCACTCATCGTGCGGGCGGCGCTGGAGGGCGGGGCGGGGTAAGCCGAGGGAGCCCGACGTGGGACGGGGCTGGGTCCCTTCTCCCAATCTGCGCTCGCTGGGTGTGTCGTCCCCCCGCCCAGATCGGTGGGGAGGCTGTCCCGGCGGGAGGGCCGAACACGTCACCGAGGGGGAAGGCGGGGGTCGGGCACGAATCCCTTCCCACGGCCGCCACCCTGTTCAGCCTCCTCGTCTCCGGGGCCGCCGGGAGCCTCAAGGTGCCCGGTCCTCCCCCAGAGCGCTGACGACCGCGGCGCACCTCATCTGGGGCGGCGTGACGGGGGGGCGGCGGCGGGGGTGACCGTCGACGGCGGGAGAAGGACCTCCGCCTCCTGGCCGGGGGCCTCCCCGCCCTGAGCCGCCCGCGGGACCTCCTCCTGGCCCTGGTAGGCGCGGCTGGGCAGCCAGTAGCGCACGGCCCAGCGGTGCAGCAGCAGGGCGGCGGGACCCGCGAGCATGGCGCCCAGCGCCCCGCCGAGAGCGAGGCCCACGAGTACGGCGACGAGGAGGGCCGCCGGGGTGAGCCGGGTGGTGCGGCCCATAATCATCGGCCCCAGGATGTTGCCCCCGATCTGGTTGAGGAGGAAATACAGCCCCGCCACCAGGCCCAGCGTGAGGGGACCCTGCGGGAGGGCCAGCAGCAGCGGGGGGATGACGGCGATGATGATGCCGACGAAGGGAATCAGCCACGACAGGGCGGTGAGCAATCCCAGGGCGAGCGGGTTGGGCACCCCCAGCAGCAGCAGGCCCAGCGCGGCGAGGACCCCGACCCCCAGGCCGGTCAGGAGCAGCCCCCGGATGGCCCGGCCAAAGGACAGGCTAACATCCTCCGACAGCCGGGCCAGGCCGGGCTGCCATTCGCGCGGAAACGCCTTCAGGAGCCCGGTGGTGATCCGGGGGTAGTCCAGGGCGAAATACAGCGCCAGCGTGAGCAGCAGGCCGATCCGCCCCAGCCACGCCAGCCAGTCGGCCAGCAGCGAGGGGCTGGAGGACAGCAGGCGGTCGAGCAGCGGGCCGATGTTGCTGACGATCTCCGCTGCCCGGTTCTGCACGTACTCGGCGAGGCGGGCCTGAAGCTGCTCGACGCCCGGCACGTCGCTGGGGTGCCGCAGCGCCCGGTCGAGGAGCTGGGTCAGGAGATCGGCGAGGGCGGGCAGGCTGTTCACGAAGCTGAGGACCTGATCCGCCAGCCGCCAGAAGAGCAGCGCCGAGACGCCGAGCAGGGCCAGGGTAAACAGCAGCACGCCCCAGCCCCGGGCCAGCCCCCGACGTTCGAGCCAAGTCAGCGCCGGGTTGATCAGGTAGGCGATGGCGTAGGCGCCGCCCACCGTCAGCAGCACCCCGCTCAGCCGCCGCGCCAGGAGGAACAGGAGGACCAGCCCCAGCAGGTAGACGGGCAGCCGCACCTGCGGCCTGGCCCACAGGTCGTGCAGAAGCTGCGGCACGGTTCGTTTGGAGTTCACGGCGGCTCCTCGGCGGGGATGATTCGGGGGCGGGGTGTACCTCAGCATTATGCGGCCCCAGGCGCGTTCGGGGCGGCGAGGGACCCTGCCCCCGTCCCGCCCAGCGGAGCGAGGTCGCGGGTCACCGGGACCCCGCCGCGGGTCCGCCCCGTCCTGGGTCGCCCACCCCGCCGTTCGCCCGCGCTACCCTGTCCCCCATGCCGGAAGCTCTCCTCACGCTGGATATCGAAAAACTCGTCGCCGGGGGGATGGGCCTCTCACGGGACGAGTCCGGCGTGGTCCTCGTGCGCGGGGCGCTGCCGGGCGAGCGGGTCGTGGCCGCGGTGCGGGCGGGCCGCGGCGTGCGCCAGGGCGTGACCCGCGAGGTGCTGGCGCCCAGCCCCGACCGGGTGGAGGCCCCCGACCTCCCCACCGTGGACCTCGCGCACGCCGCCTACCCGGCGCAGCTCGCCTACAAACGCGGCTTCGTGGCGGAGGCCCTGACCCGCATCGCCAAGCTGCGGCACCCCGTGGCGGAGACGGTGCCCAGCCCGCGCGAGTGGCACTACCGCAACACGGCGCAGTACCTCGTGACCCCGGGGGGCCTCGCCTACCGGGAGCGCCGGGGCCGCGACCCGCAGCCCGTGGGCCAGGACCCGCTGGTGATGGAGGCGGTCCAGGCGGTGATGGACCGCCTGGACCCCGAGCGGCTGGACCCCGCCACCGAAGTCGCCTTCCGCGCCAGCCGCCTGACGGGCGAGGTGGTCGCCGCGCTCATCGGGGCGGGCGAGCCGAGGGTGTTCCTGCGGGCCTCCGATCATCTCATGGACGCGGGGGTCGTCGGGGTCAGCCTCGCGCAGCCCTCCGGGAAGAGGTTCGGGGCGGGCGTCCGCCTGATCGCGGGCGAGGCCGAGATTCAGGAGCAGTTCGGGCGGGTGCGGGTGGGGGTCACGGCGACGGGCTTCGCGCAGGTCAACCCCGAGGCGGCGGGGCTGGCGTACATCCACGCGGCGGAACTCGCCGGGAGCGGGCTGCACGCGGTGGACCTCTACGGGGGCTCGGGCGCCATCGGGCGGCACCTCGCGCCCCACTTCACCCGTGTGACCGTGCTGGACACGGCGGCTGAGGCCTTGAGCCGCGGGCGGCAGGCGGTCGCCCAGGGCGGTGAGCGCAACGTGACCTTCCGCAGCGGCGACGCCTCGCGCTTCGGCGAGCTGGGCACCGACGTGATCGTGGTGGACCCACCCCGCGCGGGCCTGGACGAGGAGGTGCGCGACCACATTCACGCGAGTACCGCCGACCGCCTGGTGTACGTGAGCTGCGACCCGGCGACCTGGGCGCGCGACGTGGGCGACCTCACCCGGCGGGGCTGGCGGCTGGGCTCGGTCACGCCCCACGACTTCTACCCCCAGACGAGCCACGTGGAAGTGGTCAGCGTCCTCGACCGCTGAGGCGTGGGCCTAGACTGGGCCATGCCCTACCTGCGCGTCACCTGCCCCCCGCTGCCCGCCGAGCGCAAGCGCCACATCGCCGGGCAACTGACCGAGGCGGTGAACCTCCTCTTCTTCTCGCCCCGTGGCGGCCCCACCCGCGAGGAATTGCGGGAGCGCACGACCATTCACTTCACCGAGTACGGCGGGGACGACCTGTACATCGGGGGGCGCTCCAGCGGCGAGCGCGGCGTGACTGACCTGACGGTGGAATTGTCCGACTGGAACATGGGCGTGTGCCAGCAGCGGCGGGTGGCGCGGCACCTCACCCCCCTGCTCGCCCGGCTGTTCGGGGTGAAGGACCCGGACAACGTCAACCTCCGCTTCCACTCCTACCCGCCCACGGCCTTTGCCGCCGGGGGCCGCCTCCTCGCCGACCGGGTGCCCCGGATCGGTCAGGCGATGAAAAAGCTTCAGGGTTGACGGAAGCGCCCACCCGGGCTGCTACCCTCCTCCCATGCTGGACGTTCTGGTGATCGGCGCGGGCCTCGCGGGCCTGACGGCGGCGCGCGTGCTGACGCGGGCGGGGCGGCGCGTGCGCGTGCTGGAGGCGGCGGGGGTCGGCGGGCGCCTGACGACCCGGGTGGTGGACGGCTACACGCTCGACGCGGGGTATCAGGTGATCTTCCCGGCATACCCGGCGCTGCGGCGGCACCTTGATTTTGGCGCGCTCGACCTCGTCCAGATTCCCTCGGCGGCGGTGATCCGCTGGGGGGCGCGGGCGGAGGTGCTGGGTGACCCCCTCCGCGACCCGGGCAGCCTGCCGGGCTCGCTGACTTCGCGGGCACTCACCCTGGGGGACAAGCTGCGGGTGGCCCGTCTGGTCGCTCAGCTCCGCGCCCCCTCCCCGCACTCCCTGCTCAACGGCCCCGACGAGACGACGGAGAGTTACCTGCGGCGCCAGGGCTTCAGCGAGGGGGCCATCGACGCCTTCTTCCGCCCCTTTTTCGGGGGCATCTTCCTGCGGCGCGACCTGGGTGCGAGCGCGCGGCTCTTCCGCTACTACTTCCGCATGCTGGTGGACGGCGGCACGGCCCTGCCCCGCCGCGGGGTGGGGGAGATCCCGGCCCAGCTCGCCCGGGACCTGGACGTGACGACCGGCGTGCGCGTCACCCGCCTCCTGCCGCACCCGGAGAATGGGCATGTCACCGCCGTCACCTCCGCCGGGGAGATCGACGCCCGCTCGGTGATCGTCGCCACCGACCCGGGCACCGCGCAGGCATTGACGGGGGAACCCGTGTCGCGCGGGAGCCTGGGCAGCACGTACCTGTACTACGCCTCGGCCACCGCGCTCGACCGCCAGCCCCGCCTCCTGCTGAATGCGGAGGACGGGCTGATCAACAATGCCCAGTGGGTCAGCAACGTCATCCCCGAGCGGGCCCCGGCGGGGGAGCACCTCCTCACCGTCTCGGTCCTGGGCCTGCCCGACCTCGACGACGATTCACTGGACGCCCGGGTGCGCGGCGAGCTGAGCCGCTGGTACGGGGCGGGCGCAGGCGGTTTGCGGACCCTGGGCATCGAGCGCATCCACCACGCCCAGTACCCGCAGCCCCCCGAGTACGCCGCGACCCTGCCCGGCCACGCCACCGGTCTCCCCGGCGTCCTCCTCGCGTCCGAGGTCACCGCGTCGAGCAGCATCCAGGGCGCGATGGAAAGCGGGGAGAAGGCGGCGGCGATCCTCCTCGGGGACCTCTCGGGCATGAGCCGCCCGCGCGGGGCGTGAGAAGCGCCCGCCCTATCCTGTCTTCCATGACCGCCCACCTCGACCACCTCGTCGTCGCCGCCCGCACGCTGGAGGAGGGCCGCGCGTGGCTGGAGGGGCGCCTGAACGTTCCGGCGCAGCCCGGCGGCGAGCACGAGCGGTTCGGCACCCACAACGTCCTGCTCTCGCTCGGCCCCGCGGCGTACCTGGAGGTCATTGCGGTGAATCCACAGGCCCCTGCCCCGGAGCGCCCGCGCTGGTTCGGCCTCGACACGCCCGAAATGCGCGAGCGGCTGGAGGACGGCCCGCTGCTGATCCACTGGGTCGCGCGGGTGCCTGACCTGGACGGCTTGGACCTCGCCCCCTTCGGCGAGCCGCTCGACCTCGCCCGCGGCGAGAACCGCTGGACGCTCACCGTGCCGGGGGACGGCTCCCTACCCGGGGGCGGCGTGCGCCCCAGCCTGATCCGCTGGCACACCCCATCCCCGCCCACGCGCCTCCCCGACGCGGGCGTGCGCCTCCTGACCCTGCGCCTGGGGACTCCCGACCCCGACGGTTTGCGGAACGTCCTGAACACGCTCAACCTCGTGGGCGAGGTGGAGGTTTACGAGGCGCCGCAGCCCGAACTCGTGGCGATGCTGGAGACGCCGGAGGGCCCAGTGACCCTGTGAGGGAAGTGGCGCCCCCGTTCATCCCCGAGGTCCGCGCGATGCTCGACGCGTTGCTGCCGGGAGTTCAAGCCGCGCTGGGTCCTGGCCTCGTGGGCCTGTACCTGCGCGGCTCACTCGCCCTGGGCGACTTCGACCCGGTCACGAGCGACATCGACTTCCTCGCCGTGACCGAACGGCCCGTCACGGGGGAGCAGTTCGCCGCCCTGGCCAAGTTGCACGAGAGGCTGGCGACCCTTCCGAACCCCTACGCGCACCACCTGGAGGGTTCTTACATCGACCGCGCGGCCCTGCGCCGCTTCGGCCCGGATGAGCGGCGGCACCCGTCCATGGGGCCGGATTGGTCGTTCGACTGGGGCGACCACGGCGCGGACTGGGTGCTGGAACGCTGGATCGTCCGCGAGCGGGGGGTGACCCTCCTGGGGCCGGACCCGAAGACGCTGATCGAGCCCATCACGCCGTCCGAACTCAGGACCGCCGTGCGGGAGCAACTGCGCTGGTGGGCGGCATTGCCGGATAGGCCTAACTGGCTCCGGCGCCGCAGCTATCAGGCCTTCGCCGTCGAGACGATGTGCCGCGCGCACCTCACCCTGCGGACGGGCGAGTTGCCGAGCAAGCCGCAGGCCGTCGCCTGGGCGCTGGGGGCCTTGCCGGAGGAATGGCGCCCGCTCATCGAACGTTCGAGGCTCTGGCGCGAGGACGAAACGCCGGACCCGGACACGTTGCCGGAGGTGATGCGCTTCGTCCGCTGGGCGGCAGAAACGGCTTCCTGACGGCCCTGGCCTCTTCAGGACCTGGAACGGGGCGAGTACGCGCTGGCCTGGTCCTCCCGCCCGGGCCGCCTGCCGTGCAGCAGCGCCGCCGCGATCAGCCCCGCCACGAAGCCGAAGAGGTGCGCTTCCCAGGAGATCAGGGGGTTGGTCGGCAACACACCCCACAGCGCCCCGCCGTACAGGAACAGCGCGACCACGGCGACGCCGATGGCGGCGGGTGTCCGCTCCCACCAGCCCACCCCCAGCAGGAAGGCGAGGTAGCCGAACACGAGTTCCGAGGCGCCCAGGTGCAGGCTGCCCCCGCGGCCCAACAGCCACACGAGCAGCCCGCCGACCACGACGATCACCAGCGTCGCCACGAGGAAGCGGGCTGCCCCGCGCAGCGCGCTCATAAAGGCGAGCACGGCGAGGGGCACCGTGTTGGCGATGAGGTGCCCGAAGCTCCCGTGGAGGAAGGGCGCAGTCAGGATGTGGGAGAGGCTGCCCGGGTCGCGCGGCACGATCCCGTACCCGTCGAGCGTCCCCCCGAAGACGAACTGGTCGAGAACTTCCTGTCCCCAGACGAGACCGACGAGGAGCAGCGTGAGCCGTGCGGCCACGCCTGTGGGGGAACGCCTGCGAGGGGGCTGGGGAGGAAGGGTGGGCCGCCGTCTCACTCCCCCAGTCTGACCCAAAAGGGGAGGGGCCACCGGGAGCGTTCCCCCAGTGGCCCCAGTCCCCGAGTTCCTTACCCCGCGACCCGGCCCTTCAGCGCGCCCTGCTCCTGCAAGTATTCGGCGATCTGCACCGCGTTCAGCGCCGCCCCCTTCAGAAGCTGGTCGCCCGCCACGAACAGGTCCAGCCCGCCCTCGAACACCAGCGAGGAGCGGATGCGCCCCACCTCCACGTCGTACTTGCCGCTGGCGGTGAGGGGCATGGGGTAGAGCTTGGCCCCGGGATCGTCGCGCACCTCGACGCCCGCCGCGCGGCCCAGCAACTTGCGGGCCTGCTCGGGCGTGGCGGGGCGCTCCAGCTCCAGCGTAATCGCCTCGCTGTGAGTCCGCAGGGTGGGGATGCGCACGGCGGTGCAACTGATCTTCAGCGAGTCGTCGCCCAGAATCTTGCGCGTCTCCCAGACGACCTTCATCTCCTCCTTGGTGTAGCCGTTCTCCTGGAAGGCGTCGATGTGCGGGATCACGTTGAAGGGGATGGGGTGGGCGAAGACCTCCGCCCCCGCCTCACCGCCGCCGAGGACCACGCGCGTCTGGTCGAGCAGCTCCTTGATGCCCTTCTGCCCGGCGCCGCTCGTGGCCTGGTAGGTCGAGACGATCATGCGCCTCACGCCGAACTCGCGGTGCAGGGGCGCGACCGCGACGACCGCAACCGCCGTGGTGCAGTTCGGGTTGGCGATGATCCCCTTGTGCCGCAGCGCCGCCTCGCCGTTGACCTCGGGGACGACCAGGGGCACGTCCGGCTCGTAGCGGAAGGCGCTGGAGTTGTCGATCACGACCGCGCCGCCCGCCACCCACGCCGGGGCTTTCTCCTTGCTGATCGACCCGCCCGCGGACGCCAGGATCAGGTCGGCGTTGATGGCCCCCTCGGGCGTGGCCTGCACCGTCAGCTCCTGGCCGCCAAAGGGCAGCTTGACCCCCGCCGAGCGCGGGCTGGCGTAGAGCTGCAACTCGCCAAATTTCAGCGTGCTGCTCTCCAGCACCCGCAAGAGTTCGTGCCCGACGGCCCCCGTGGCTCCCACAATCGCTACGCGCATTTCCACGCCTCCTTCAAGAACTGTGTATGCCGAAAAAAGGCCGCCGCGCAGGAGTTGCGGGCGGCTCAGACGCGAAGCCGCCCTACGGGGTGGTCGTCAGGGGGCGGCGCATGGGGGCAAGGTACCCGCCGGGGGCCGGGGGGTCAAGGGGCCAGGCTAGGGGAGGGCCTCACCGTTTCTTGCGGAGGAAGG is a window encoding:
- a CDS encoding histidine phosphatase family protein, whose product is MPTRLLLIRHADSWHKREGIVGGPRGDRGLTEEGVRQAERLHDRLARQGLEGQAVYSSPLPRSLQTAGMATRDLNLPPVTPDPGLISWAVPDEADGMPTREFQTRYATPGGVFHPFESVSESWASLVTRASHTLLTLARRHRGQTTLVFTHAEVVKASLVAFGNLPLLPPFEVEVRPASVTEWRTGGDPAAWPPPFLAWTLARWNDAAHLEGGEG
- a CDS encoding AI-2E family transporter, producing MNSKRTVPQLLHDLWARPQVRLPVYLLGLVLLFLLARRLSGVLLTVGGAYAIAYLINPALTWLERRGLARGWGVLLFTLALLGVSALLFWRLADQVLSFVNSLPALADLLTQLLDRALRHPSDVPGVEQLQARLAEYVQNRAAEIVSNIGPLLDRLLSSSPSLLADWLAWLGRIGLLLTLALYFALDYPRITTGLLKAFPREWQPGLARLSEDVSLSFGRAIRGLLLTGLGVGVLAALGLLLLGVPNPLALGLLTALSWLIPFVGIIIAVIPPLLLALPQGPLTLGLVAGLYFLLNQIGGNILGPMIMGRTTRLTPAALLVAVLVGLALGGALGAMLAGPAALLLHRWAVRYWLPSRAYQGQEEVPRAAQGGEAPGQEAEVLLPPSTVTPAAAPPSRRPR
- a CDS encoding alpha/beta hydrolase family protein, translated to MRIPGLDLPVFPDADRLTLPFADVTLGGYLWRQPHAAPAALLLHGWGQDASDMACPARLFHQAGWHALSLSLRGWRGSSGCDDYGRSGPGDTLRVLNWLRDRPDVTSTVLLGFSLGGLVALLTAVREHQARLVVAVNAPTDLRGVYKATSSRILRRSYDAVLTEAQWEEGSPIRWAGRLRTPARVVVGTHDALCPPALGREFARASGAGLLEVQGMAHLPSEAEWALIVRAALEGGAG
- a CDS encoding rhomboid family intramembrane serine protease produces the protein MAARLTLLLVGLVWGQEVLDQFVFGGTLDGYGIVPRDPGSLSHILTAPFLHGSFGHLIANTVPLAVLAFMSALRGAARFLVATLVIVVVGGLLVWLLGRGGSLHLGASELVFGYLAFLLGVGWWERTPAAIGVAVVALFLYGGALWGVLPTNPLISWEAHLFGFVAGLIAAALLHGRRPGREDQASAYSPRSRS
- a CDS encoding tautomerase family protein; its protein translation is MPYLRVTCPPLPAERKRHIAGQLTEAVNLLFFSPRGGPTREELRERTTIHFTEYGGDDLYIGGRSSGERGVTDLTVELSDWNMGVCQQRRVARHLTPLLARLFGVKDPDNVNLRFHSYPPTAFAAGGRLLADRVPRIGQAMKKLQG
- a CDS encoding NAD(P)/FAD-dependent oxidoreductase, which produces MLDVLVIGAGLAGLTAARVLTRAGRRVRVLEAAGVGGRLTTRVVDGYTLDAGYQVIFPAYPALRRHLDFGALDLVQIPSAAVIRWGARAEVLGDPLRDPGSLPGSLTSRALTLGDKLRVARLVAQLRAPSPHSLLNGPDETTESYLRRQGFSEGAIDAFFRPFFGGIFLRRDLGASARLFRYYFRMLVDGGTALPRRGVGEIPAQLARDLDVTTGVRVTRLLPHPENGHVTAVTSAGEIDARSVIVATDPGTAQALTGEPVSRGSLGSTYLYYASATALDRQPRLLLNAEDGLINNAQWVSNVIPERAPAGEHLLTVSVLGLPDLDDDSLDARVRGELSRWYGAGAGGLRTLGIERIHHAQYPQPPEYAATLPGHATGLPGVLLASEVTASSSIQGAMESGEKAAAILLGDLSGMSRPRGA
- a CDS encoding aspartate-semialdehyde dehydrogenase encodes the protein MRVAIVGATGAVGHELLRVLESSTLKFGELQLYASPRSAGVKLPFGGQELTVQATPEGAINADLILASAGGSISKEKAPAWVAGGAVVIDNSSAFRYEPDVPLVVPEVNGEAALRHKGIIANPNCTTAVAVVAVAPLHREFGVRRMIVSTYQATSGAGQKGIKELLDQTRVVLGGGEAGAEVFAHPIPFNVIPHIDAFQENGYTKEEMKVVWETRKILGDDSLKISCTAVRIPTLRTHSEAITLELERPATPEQARKLLGRAAGVEVRDDPGAKLYPMPLTASGKYDVEVGRIRSSLVFEGGLDLFVAGDQLLKGAALNAVQIAEYLQEQGALKGRVAG
- a CDS encoding class I SAM-dependent RNA methyltransferase gives rise to the protein MPEALLTLDIEKLVAGGMGLSRDESGVVLVRGALPGERVVAAVRAGRGVRQGVTREVLAPSPDRVEAPDLPTVDLAHAAYPAQLAYKRGFVAEALTRIAKLRHPVAETVPSPREWHYRNTAQYLVTPGGLAYRERRGRDPQPVGQDPLVMEAVQAVMDRLDPERLDPATEVAFRASRLTGEVVAALIGAGEPRVFLRASDHLMDAGVVGVSLAQPSGKRFGAGVRLIAGEAEIQEQFGRVRVGVTATGFAQVNPEAAGLAYIHAAELAGSGLHAVDLYGGSGAIGRHLAPHFTRVTVLDTAAEALSRGRQAVAQGGERNVTFRSGDASRFGELGTDVIVVDPPRAGLDEEVRDHIHASTADRLVYVSCDPATWARDVGDLTRRGWRLGSVTPHDFYPQTSHVEVVSVLDR
- a CDS encoding aminoglycoside adenylyltransferase domain-containing protein, which codes for MAPPFIPEVRAMLDALLPGVQAALGPGLVGLYLRGSLALGDFDPVTSDIDFLAVTERPVTGEQFAALAKLHERLATLPNPYAHHLEGSYIDRAALRRFGPDERRHPSMGPDWSFDWGDHGADWVLERWIVRERGVTLLGPDPKTLIEPITPSELRTAVREQLRWWAALPDRPNWLRRRSYQAFAVETMCRAHLTLRTGELPSKPQAVAWALGALPEEWRPLIERSRLWREDETPDPDTLPEVMRFVRWAAETAS
- a CDS encoding VOC family protein; translation: MTAHLDHLVVAARTLEEGRAWLEGRLNVPAQPGGEHERFGTHNVLLSLGPAAYLEVIAVNPQAPAPERPRWFGLDTPEMRERLEDGPLLIHWVARVPDLDGLDLAPFGEPLDLARGENRWTLTVPGDGSLPGGGVRPSLIRWHTPSPPTRLPDAGVRLLTLRLGTPDPDGLRNVLNTLNLVGEVEVYEAPQPELVAMLETPEGPVTL